The region AAAAATGGTGGAAAGACTCATTGTGAGTAAAGCTCGTTGTCCCTTGTGATCCCACAACCTGAGCCACAGGGCTTTTTCTAGAAGGTCACAGATCTATAGATTGGAGAGGAACATGAATTCCCTCTGCCTGAATGGAGAAGATGGCAAGAAACAATAGAGCTGAACCCAGAGGAGCAAGGAAATAGTTATGAGAAGGGCTCAGGGACAGAGGCTGTGAGGGGAGGAAGGTCGCACTCCTTTAAAGGTTTCCACCTCCAGCTTCTAccgtggggtgtggggggagacGCAGACCTGAATGTGGCTGGGGTGTGGGGCAGGTTCTCTGCAGTAGAGCTGGGGTAGGAATGACAGGCTGGGGAGGCAAAGACCAGGGCAGCAATCTCAGCAGAGCGGCTCAGGCGAGACGTGGGGTGGGAAGTGCAGGCCTGAGCAACAGAAGCGCCCAATGACTTGCCAGGGTGCAAAAGGATCCCAAAGGGCCTGGCCAAGGACGAGGGAATCTCACCTGCGTGAATGGCATCCTGCTGGTGGAGGTGCAGGTGAGAGTGGATGTGAGAGTGCTGGTGGTGATGGGGGGTCACGTTGAGCATCTGCAGCCGCGCCAGCGGGTCATTGCCCAGGGCGGCCACCCTTTCCGCGTGCTGCCTCTCAGCCGCCAGACGCTCCGCATAGGACATGTCAGGCCGCAGGGCGGGCCCAGCTGCCAGCGCTAGACGTTCTCTCTCCAGGGGCCCCAGGCTCGGATGGAAGGGGAAAGGGTGCAAGCCCGGGGGGCCGGGCTGCAGAGCCAGGCCTCCGTGCCGGGGGAAGGGATCCAGGCCTGGCCCAGGGACCCCATGTAGGGGCTCCAGCTCGCTGGGCTTCacctcaaagccaggcttcagacgGTCACGCAGGTCTCGTTCACGGGCTTCCCGCTCCCTCTCCCGGGCTGCTGGGTCACTGCTGTACAAGGCCGGGACATTGTAACCCAGGAGCCCCGGGTCCACTGCCCCCAGGGGCACGTAGAATGGATGGTTGCGATTGCCAGGAGACATCACGTGGGGCCGAGCGTATTCACTGAGGGTGCGCAGGGCTGGAGTGTCGGGGCCCAGGTAAGGGGGCACTGTAGCCACAGCACTGCCCGGCTCAAATGGAGGGCGATGGGGCACTGGGCCGAGAGATGGGCACTCCACTGGAGCACGGCCCTCCTGAGCCAACTTCTGTGGGACACAGGGAGACGCGGGGTCAACAAGGCAGGTCCGGGTCCTCAGCTGCTCATTTGTCTCAGCATCTGAATGCCTAAAGCCTCAGCTTACTGTAACTCGGcctgccagggacttccctgccccttctcttcctacggAGGATGATCTTTCTACGATCCACGGGTACTCTGACCTGAGCTTGCCTTTCTTCAGCCCAGGGATGCAATTCCTGCCGCTGGAATCCTCTGATCTCCATTTCCTGGGCTGCCATGGCTCCTCCACTTCGACAGGTGGCGCACGCCACCTCCCTACCAccgcccctcccccccccgcCGCGAACCTCCCTGAGTCGCGTAGAGGGCGGCCCCGAGGCGGGCGGCGCGCGCAGTGACGCACTCACCACGCTGCGTTCCAGCTCGCGCTCCTTCTCGCGCTCACGTTCCTTCTCGCGTTCCCGCTCGCGCTCGCGCTCCTTTTCTTCGCGCGCGCGCTGCTCGGCCTCGCGCCGCACCTTCTCTACCAGGTCGGCCCGTTTCTTGGCCAGCTTGGAGCCCTCCAGCGGCACGAAGTACAGGTCGCTGCGCGCGCACGAGTTAAAGCCGCGGTCCAGGTGTTTGTTGAACCTGCCAGGCGCCGAGGTACCGCGCGCTCAGCCCCTGCGAGCGGCACCCCCACCGGCGGCCGAGAGCAGGGCCTGGAGTACTTTGAAAAGCATCAAACGAACGCGGGGCCCATCCCGCGCCCgccacccccaacccccgccccggCGCTCACCTGGCCGACTGACTGGCGTGGCTGGGCACATCTACCACCTTGGGAGGGGGCGAGGGGCTGCGGGCCGGGGGCACTGGGCTCTCGGGGGTCTCATATTCCTCGGCCGGCTCCTGTTTGATCTGCGTGGCGCTCAGGGGCGGCCCAGAGGCGGGAGCCGCAGGCGGTGCAGGCAGGGATGACAGGCTGGAGGGCCCCGCAGGCggcagcggcccgggccccacggTGGGCGAGCCCGGCTTGAAGGTCCCTGGGCCTGCCGGCGGCGAGGCGCCTCGGTAGCCTGGTGGGGTCCCCGTTCGGAAGGAGGGCGGCGACCCCGGCTTGTATCCAGGTGGAGTAGCTGTCTTGTAGGCCCCTGGGGACGGAGCTCGCTTGCCGTAAGGTGGGGGCCCAGGCGGGGAGGCTGTCTTGTAGCCTGCTGGCGAGGAAGCCACTGTGGCAATGACCGTGGAAAGTGTGGCCGAGGAAGTGGTGACCGCAGGCACCGATGGGAAGGGGTAGGGCGCCCCTGGGGGGCCCTGGGAAGGAGAGGGGTGTGAACCCGGGTAGGACCcttgagaggaggaagaggaattggaagaggaggaggctgggggtcCGTTGGGACCTGCTTGGCTGTAGGACACCTGACTGTGAGGTGGGGGCAGGTGTGCTGGCCCTGGTGGATAGGGTCTCAGAGACCCCAGGGAGGGAGACATGGCATACGGGTGTGCATGGTGGGAACCACCGCTCTCCAGGGGGTGAGGATATGCTCCAGGGGGAGGGGGCCCAGAGCCCCCGTGATGTGGtggtggttgctgctgctgctgctgttgctggtggtggtggtgatgtgtTGGGGCTGATGGGTGGGCCGTGGACTGGCCTCCAGCTGAAGGAGGGAAGGGACCTGGGTGGGCACTGCTGTTGGCTAAGAGGCGGCCatagggaggaggtggggggggacCCTGGCTCCACACAGCCTGGGATGGGAGAGAAGGCTGCGTATACTTGGGGGGCTGATTGGAGACAGAGAGACTGGTcgggggagggaaggagtg is a window of Muntiacus reevesi chromosome 1, mMunRee1.1, whole genome shotgun sequence DNA encoding:
- the ATN1 gene encoding atrophin-1 isoform X1 codes for the protein MKTRQNKDSMSMRSGRKKEAPGPREELRPRGRASPGGVSTSSSDGKAEKSRQTAKKARVEEASTPKVSKQGRSEEISESESEETNAPKKTKTEQELPRPQSPSDLDSLDGRSLNDDGSSDPRDIDQDNRSTSPSIYSPGSVENDSDSSSGLSQGPARPYHPPPLFPPSPPPPDSTPRQPEPGFEPHPSVTPTGYHAPMEPPTSRMFQAPPGAPPPHPQLYPGGSGGGVLSGPPLGPKGGGAASSVGAPSGGKQHPPPTTPISISSSGAGSAPPTKPPNTPVGGGNLPSAPPPASFPHVTPNLPPPPALRPLNNASASPPGLGAQPLPGHLPSPHAMGQSLGGLPPGPEKGPTLAPSPHPLPPASSSSAPAPPMRYPYSSSTSSSAAAASSSSSASASASQYPASQALPSYPHSFPPPTSLSVSNQPPKYTQPSLPSQAVWSQGPPPPPPYGRLLANSSAHPGPFPPSAGGQSTAHPSAPTHHHHHQQQQQQQQPPPHHGGSGPPPPGAYPHPLESGGSHHAHPYAMSPSLGSLRPYPPGPAHLPPPHSQVSYSQAGPNGPPASSSSNSSSSSQGSYPGSHPSPSQGPPGAPYPFPSVPAVTTSSATLSTVIATVASSPAGYKTASPPGPPPYGKRAPSPGAYKTATPPGYKPGSPPSFRTGTPPGYRGASPPAGPGTFKPGSPTVGPGPLPPAGPSSLSSLPAPPAAPASGPPLSATQIKQEPAEEYETPESPVPPARSPSPPPKVVDVPSHASQSARFNKHLDRGFNSCARSDLYFVPLEGSKLAKKRADLVEKVRREAEQRAREEKEREREREREKEREREKERELERSVKLAQEGRAPVECPSLGPVPHRPPFEPGSAVATVPPYLGPDTPALRTLSEYARPHVMSPGNRNHPFYVPLGAVDPGLLGYNVPALYSSDPAAREREREARERDLRDRLKPGFEVKPSELEPLHGVPGPGLDPFPRHGGLALQPGPPGLHPFPFHPSLGPLERERLALAAGPALRPDMSYAERLAAERQHAERVAALGNDPLARLQMLNVTPHHHQHSHIHSHLHLHQQDAIHAASASVHPLIDPLASGSHLTRIPYPAGTLPNPLLPHPLHENEVLRHQLFAAPYRDLPASLSAPMSAAHQLQAMHAQSAELQRLALEQQQWLHAHHPLHSVPLPAQEDYYSHLKKESDKPL
- the ATN1 gene encoding atrophin-1 isoform X2, which gives rise to MKTRQNKDSMSMRSGRKKEAPGPREELRPRGRASPGGVSTSSSDGKAEKSRQTAKKARVEEASTPKVSKQGRSEEISESESEETNAPKKTKTEELPRPQSPSDLDSLDGRSLNDDGSSDPRDIDQDNRSTSPSIYSPGSVENDSDSSSGLSQGPARPYHPPPLFPPSPPPPDSTPRQPEPGFEPHPSVTPTGYHAPMEPPTSRMFQAPPGAPPPHPQLYPGGSGGGVLSGPPLGPKGGGAASSVGAPSGGKQHPPPTTPISISSSGAGSAPPTKPPNTPVGGGNLPSAPPPASFPHVTPNLPPPPALRPLNNASASPPGLGAQPLPGHLPSPHAMGQSLGGLPPGPEKGPTLAPSPHPLPPASSSSAPAPPMRYPYSSSTSSSAAAASSSSSASASASQYPASQALPSYPHSFPPPTSLSVSNQPPKYTQPSLPSQAVWSQGPPPPPPYGRLLANSSAHPGPFPPSAGGQSTAHPSAPTHHHHHQQQQQQQQPPPHHGGSGPPPPGAYPHPLESGGSHHAHPYAMSPSLGSLRPYPPGPAHLPPPHSQVSYSQAGPNGPPASSSSNSSSSSQGSYPGSHPSPSQGPPGAPYPFPSVPAVTTSSATLSTVIATVASSPAGYKTASPPGPPPYGKRAPSPGAYKTATPPGYKPGSPPSFRTGTPPGYRGASPPAGPGTFKPGSPTVGPGPLPPAGPSSLSSLPAPPAAPASGPPLSATQIKQEPAEEYETPESPVPPARSPSPPPKVVDVPSHASQSARFNKHLDRGFNSCARSDLYFVPLEGSKLAKKRADLVEKVRREAEQRAREEKEREREREREKEREREKERELERSVKLAQEGRAPVECPSLGPVPHRPPFEPGSAVATVPPYLGPDTPALRTLSEYARPHVMSPGNRNHPFYVPLGAVDPGLLGYNVPALYSSDPAAREREREARERDLRDRLKPGFEVKPSELEPLHGVPGPGLDPFPRHGGLALQPGPPGLHPFPFHPSLGPLERERLALAAGPALRPDMSYAERLAAERQHAERVAALGNDPLARLQMLNVTPHHHQHSHIHSHLHLHQQDAIHAASASVHPLIDPLASGSHLTRIPYPAGTLPNPLLPHPLHENEVLRHQLFAAPYRDLPASLSAPMSAAHQLQAMHAQSAELQRLALEQQQWLHAHHPLHSVPLPAQEDYYSHLKKESDKPL